In a genomic window of Dehalococcoidia bacterium:
- a CDS encoding universal stress protein: MTTRILVPLEGTQVSDGAISAVEKLARAGDVEVLLLCVWGPQGSQMGQDPVQRARILDMMRCVEANLRQYLAKQEKRLADQGIPTRSTFLVGYPSEGIFTVARQQKADLVLMSTAEPSGPMCRGKSTPWCQTVCNYVEAVRAG, encoded by the coding sequence ATGACGACGCGGATCCTCGTCCCCCTGGAAGGAACTCAGGTCTCTGATGGGGCTATTTCAGCGGTAGAGAAGCTTGCGCGCGCGGGCGATGTTGAGGTCTTGCTCTTGTGCGTATGGGGACCCCAGGGGAGTCAGATGGGCCAGGACCCGGTACAGCGGGCACGCATACTGGACATGATGCGGTGTGTTGAGGCCAACCTGCGGCAGTACCTTGCGAAGCAGGAGAAGCGTTTGGCCGACCAGGGTATACCGACTCGCTCGACTTTCCTTGTGGGCTATCCGTCGGAGGGCATCTTCACGGTGGCCCGGCAACAGAAGGCTGACCTGGTGTTGATGAGCACCGCCGAGCCATCCGGTCCGATGTGCCGCGGGAAGTCCACCCCCTGGTGCCAGACCGTATGCAACTACGTGGAGGCCGTGCGGGCGGGTTAG